The region AATACCGCCTCTCACGGCAACACGGCTATGTTTACAGGCCTATTCCAGCTATTTAGGATAGATCCCCCTCATCTTTATCGCATTGGCGACCTTCTCGATGGCGATCATGTAGGCGGCCATCCTCATATTCACCTTCTCTTTATGGGATAGTTCGCACACGCCTCTGTAAGCGGCAAGAATTTTCTTCTCGAGCTCCGTGTTAACCCTGTTTTCCGACCAGAAATAACAGTTCAGGTTCTGGACCAATTCGAAGTAAGAGACTATGACGCCACCGGCGTTTGCAAGGATGTCAGGGATGATGACGACTCCCCTCTTGTTCAGTTTCTTCTCGGCATCGGGAGTGGTTGGACCGTTGGCTCCTTCCACGATGTATTGAGCCTT is a window of Acidobacteriota bacterium DNA encoding:
- a CDS encoding glutamate dehydrogenase, which gives rise to SHGRSLVGCKVCKGKEITPKRLLDLPVDMLVPAALENQITEENADRIKAQYIVEGANGPTTPDAEKKLNKRGVVIIPDILANAGGVIVSYFELVQNLNCYFWSENRVNTELEKKILAAYRGVCELSHKEKVNMRMAAYMIAIEKVANAIKMRGIYPK